A single window of Granulicella sibirica DNA harbors:
- a CDS encoding glycoside hydrolase family 88/105 protein: MRLTRFRLLGTAAAFLLSGNLFAQQDYFKDLPKGTTPQEVGKRVAEHFVVSAHQYTPTLHYAEVVAWYGSLTFAQLTHDDALRQKLITRFEPMMPGGNDQARIPLRHHVDDSIFGVVPLEIGLQTGDAKFLAEGKRWADRQWENPQPDGLSAETRFWIDDMYMLTLLQLEAYRATKDPKYLDRDAKEMVAYLDKLQQPNGLFYHAPDVPFFWGRGDGWVAAGMAEMLTSLPENHPQRARILKGYKAMMASLLQFQGADGMWRELIDKPQAWPESSSSAMFTYAMITGVKHGWLDGQTYGPAARRGWIAVVGYIDQNDDITSVCEGTGKFNNLEYYLARRRRTGDDHGQAPVLWAASALLR, translated from the coding sequence ATGAGATTGACCCGCTTCCGACTGCTCGGTACCGCCGCTGCTTTTCTGCTTTCCGGCAACCTGTTTGCCCAGCAGGACTACTTCAAGGACCTGCCGAAGGGCACGACACCGCAGGAGGTGGGAAAGCGGGTCGCCGAGCACTTCGTTGTGAGCGCACACCAGTACACGCCGACGCTGCACTATGCGGAGGTGGTTGCCTGGTATGGGTCGCTGACATTCGCGCAGTTGACTCATGATGATGCGCTGCGGCAGAAGCTGATCACGCGCTTCGAGCCGATGATGCCGGGCGGGAACGACCAGGCGCGGATTCCGCTGCGTCACCATGTGGACGACTCGATCTTTGGGGTGGTGCCGCTCGAGATCGGACTCCAGACCGGCGACGCGAAGTTTCTGGCGGAGGGTAAACGCTGGGCGGATCGGCAGTGGGAGAATCCGCAGCCAGATGGGCTTTCGGCCGAGACGCGATTCTGGATCGACGATATGTACATGTTGACGCTGCTCCAGCTTGAGGCGTACCGGGCGACGAAGGATCCTAAGTACCTCGACCGCGATGCAAAGGAGATGGTGGCGTATCTCGATAAGCTGCAGCAGCCGAATGGGCTCTTCTACCATGCTCCGGATGTGCCATTTTTCTGGGGGCGCGGCGACGGGTGGGTAGCGGCGGGAATGGCCGAGATGCTGACGAGCCTGCCGGAGAATCATCCGCAGCGGGCGCGCATTCTGAAGGGCTACAAGGCGATGATGGCAAGCCTGCTGCAATTTCAGGGTGCGGACGGGATGTGGCGGGAACTGATCGACAAGCCGCAGGCGTGGCCTGAGAGCTCGTCGTCCGCGATGTTCACCTATGCCATGATCACGGGCGTGAAGCATGGCTGGCTGGATGGTCAGACGTACGGGCCGGCGGCGAGGCGAGGCTGGATCGCGGTGGTTGGGTATATCGACCAGAACGACGACATTACCAGTGTGTGCGAGGGGACAGGTAAGTTCAACAATCTGGAGTATTATCTGGCTCGCAGGCGTCGCACGGGAGACGATCACGGGCAGGCCCCAGTGCTTTGGGCTGCCTCGGCTTTACTCCGCTAG